A genomic segment from Geitlerinema sp. PCC 7407 encodes:
- the aroF gene encoding 3-deoxy-7-phosphoheptulonate synthase, producing the protein MIVVMKSGSPEAEIARISQELRESWSLTPEQIVGRHKVVIGLVGDTADLDPLQIQEISPWIEQVLRVEQPFKRASREYRHGEPSEVVVPTPNGPVAFGEHHPIVITAGPCSVENEEMIVETARRVKAAGAHFLRGGAFKPRTSPYAFQGHGESALDLLAKAREATGLGIITELMDAADLEVLAEVADVIQIGARNMQNFSLLKKVGAQDKPVLLKRGMSATIDEWLMAAEYILAAGNPNVILCERGIRTFDRQFARNTLDLSVLPVLRSLTHLPIMIDPSHGTGRAEYVPAMAMAAIAGGTDSLMIEVHPNPAKALSDGPQSLTPDRFDQLVQELAVIGKAVGRWPQNAPQPALA; encoded by the coding sequence ATGATTGTCGTCATGAAAAGCGGCTCTCCTGAAGCCGAGATTGCCCGAATCAGTCAGGAACTCAGAGAAAGCTGGAGTTTGACCCCTGAGCAGATCGTTGGCCGCCACAAGGTCGTCATCGGCTTGGTGGGGGATACTGCAGACCTCGACCCGCTCCAGATTCAAGAAATTAGTCCGTGGATTGAGCAAGTCCTCCGAGTCGAGCAGCCCTTCAAGCGGGCCAGTCGGGAATATCGCCACGGCGAACCCAGCGAAGTGGTGGTCCCTACTCCCAACGGTCCAGTGGCCTTTGGTGAGCATCACCCAATCGTGATCACGGCAGGCCCTTGCTCCGTCGAGAACGAAGAGATGATCGTTGAGACGGCGCGGCGCGTCAAAGCGGCAGGGGCTCACTTCTTGCGGGGTGGAGCTTTCAAGCCTCGCACCTCTCCCTACGCCTTCCAGGGCCACGGCGAGAGCGCTCTGGACCTGTTGGCCAAGGCGCGGGAAGCAACCGGCTTGGGCATCATCACAGAGTTGATGGATGCAGCAGACCTAGAAGTGCTGGCAGAGGTGGCGGACGTCATCCAGATCGGCGCTCGGAACATGCAGAATTTTTCGCTGCTCAAGAAAGTGGGTGCTCAGGACAAGCCGGTGCTGCTCAAGCGCGGCATGTCTGCCACGATCGATGAGTGGCTGATGGCAGCGGAGTACATCTTGGCCGCTGGTAACCCCAACGTGATCCTGTGTGAGCGGGGCATCCGGACGTTCGATCGTCAGTTTGCGCGCAACACGCTGGATCTGTCGGTGCTGCCGGTGCTGCGATCGCTCACGCACCTGCCGATCATGATCGACCCCAGCCACGGCACAGGCCGCGCTGAGTACGTTCCGGCGATGGCCATGGCGGCGATCGCGGGCGGTACGGACTCCCTCATGATCGAGGTCCACCCGAATCCTGCGAAGGCTCTGTCCGACGGTCCCCAGTCCCTCACCCCCGATCGCTTTGATCAGCTGGTACAGGAACTCGCCGTCATCGGCAAAGCCGTGGGTCGCTGGCCGCAAAACGCTCCCCAGCCCGCCCTAGCCTAG
- a CDS encoding metallothionein, with product MTTVTQMKCACESCLCVVNLSDAVHKDEKYYCCEACANGHQSGDGCGHSGCGCHS from the coding sequence ATGACGACTGTTACCCAAATGAAGTGTGCCTGCGAGTCTTGCCTGTGCGTTGTGAACCTCAGTGATGCTGTTCACAAGGACGAAAAGTACTACTGCTGCGAAGCCTGTGCCAATGGCCACCAGTCGGGCGACGGCTGCGGTCACAGCGGCTGCGGGTGCCATTCCTAA
- the rpsO gene encoding 30S ribosomal protein S15, whose protein sequence is MALLQVRKQEIINDYQTHETDTGSADVQVAMLTERINRLSLHLRGNKKDHASRQGLLKMIGRRKRLLAYILKQDETRYRALIGRLGIRG, encoded by the coding sequence ATGGCTTTGCTGCAAGTGCGCAAACAAGAAATCATCAACGACTACCAGACCCACGAAACGGACACCGGTTCCGCCGATGTCCAAGTTGCAATGCTGACCGAGCGGATCAACCGCCTCAGCCTGCACCTGCGTGGCAACAAGAAAGACCATGCTTCTCGCCAAGGTCTGCTGAAGATGATCGGTCGCCGCAAGCGTCTGCTCGCCTACATCCTCAAGCAAGACGAAACGCGCTATCGTGCACTCATTGGTCGCCTTGGTATCCGCGGCTAG
- a CDS encoding DUF167 domain-containing protein, translating to MRTITVKVKPRAKVQKITTASDGSLIIQLSAPPVDGKANAALIEILADHFGVSRRQISIKSGQTSRAKIVEIDID from the coding sequence ATGCGAACCATTACCGTCAAGGTCAAGCCCCGCGCCAAAGTGCAGAAGATTACAACGGCCTCAGACGGCAGCCTGATCATTCAGCTTTCCGCACCTCCCGTAGACGGCAAAGCCAACGCAGCCTTGATCGAAATTTTGGCCGACCATTTTGGCGTTTCTCGTCGGCAAATCTCGATCAAATCGGGTCAAACTTCCCGCGCCAAAATTGTCGAAATTGACATCGATTAG
- a CDS encoding PAM68 family protein, translating to MASDSQNETKERDRLPFEPSKSRKKSETTAPKGEPRVNADKQTPAASASSSDSSLDAIPEAVSKRMLQRMGLFSGVPLFFGIASFFVSYFIVIGDVFPMPTSAVVLVSMGFFGLSVLGLSYGVLSASWEEEILGSKIGWEEFKTNFGRLTAAWREARDARRKG from the coding sequence ATGGCGTCTGATTCCCAAAACGAGACCAAAGAGCGCGATCGCCTCCCCTTCGAGCCAAGCAAAAGCCGCAAAAAGAGCGAGACCACAGCACCCAAGGGTGAACCTCGCGTCAATGCAGACAAGCAGACCCCAGCGGCTTCTGCGAGTTCTTCCGACAGTAGCCTTGATGCTATTCCAGAAGCCGTCAGCAAGCGCATGCTTCAGCGCATGGGCCTTTTTAGTGGCGTACCGCTGTTTTTCGGCATCGCGTCCTTCTTCGTTAGCTACTTCATCGTAATTGGCGATGTTTTTCCCATGCCGACCTCTGCCGTCGTGCTAGTCAGCATGGGATTTTTTGGTCTGAGCGTTTTGGGTCTCAGCTACGGCGTTCTTTCCGCCTCCTGGGAAGAAGAGATTCTGGGCAGTAAGATCGGCTGGGAAGAGTTCAAAACCAACTTTGGACGCCTCACCGCAGCTTGGCGCGAAGCACGGGACGCTCGCCGTAAAGGATAG
- the hisIE gene encoding bifunctional phosphoribosyl-AMP cyclohydrolase/phosphoribosyl-ATP diphosphatase HisIE, producing MWSDAIPLDQIRYNEQGLVPAIVQDHLDGTVLMMAWMNRESLAKTLETGETWFWSRSRSELWHKGATSGHLQKVRSLRYDCDSDALLISAEQVGDIACHTGERSCFHQVDGQVSPPPADMLSQVFGVICDRRDRPNPDSYTCKLLAGGDNKILKKVGEESAEVVMACKDDDKDAIAGEVADLFYHTLVALAHHQVDLRDVYRKLQERRR from the coding sequence ATGTGGTCTGACGCGATTCCACTGGATCAAATTCGATATAACGAGCAGGGCCTGGTGCCGGCGATTGTCCAAGACCATCTCGATGGCACGGTGCTGATGATGGCCTGGATGAATCGGGAGTCTCTGGCGAAGACGCTGGAGACGGGAGAGACCTGGTTCTGGAGCCGCTCTCGCTCGGAGCTGTGGCATAAGGGAGCGACGTCGGGCCATCTCCAAAAAGTGCGATCGCTGCGCTACGACTGCGATAGCGATGCGCTGCTGATTTCGGCGGAGCAAGTTGGCGATATTGCGTGCCACACGGGGGAGCGGAGCTGTTTTCATCAGGTGGACGGCCAGGTGTCGCCGCCCCCGGCGGATATGCTGTCCCAGGTGTTTGGGGTGATCTGCGATCGCCGCGATCGCCCGAATCCCGATTCCTACACCTGCAAGCTGCTGGCGGGGGGCGACAACAAAATCCTCAAGAAAGTCGGCGAGGAGTCGGCGGAGGTGGTGATGGCCTGCAAGGATGACGACAAAGACGCGATCGCCGGGGAGGTGGCTGACCTCTTCTATCACACCCTGGTGGCCCTGGCCCATCATCAGGTTGATCTGCGCGATGTGTACCGCAAATTGCAGGAGCGCCGCCGCTAG
- the hemL gene encoding glutamate-1-semialdehyde 2,1-aminomutase, whose product MTTQTKESVLISTSLKTTKSEEIFNAAQKLMPGGVSSPVRAFKSVGGQPIVFDHVKGAYVWDVDGNQYIDYVGTWGPAICGHAHPDVLSALHSALDKGTSFGAPCVLENVLAEMVIDAVPSIEMVRFVNSGTEACMAVLRLMRAFTGREKVIKFEGCYHGHADMFLVKAGSGVATLGLPDSPGVPKSATNSTLTAPYNDLEAVKALFAENPDEIAGVILEPVVGNAGFITPDAGFLEGLREITQENGALLVFDEVMTGFRISYGGAQEKFGVTPDLTTLGKVIGGGLPVGAYGGRRDIMEMVAPAGPMYQAGTLSGNPLAMTAGIKTLELLQKPGSYEYLDRITKKLANGLLEAAKEAGHAVCGGQISGMFGLFFAAGPVHNYEDAKKSDLSKFSRFHRGMLEQGVYLAPSQFEAGFTSLAHTEEDIDRTLEAARTVLSSL is encoded by the coding sequence ATGACGACACAGACTAAGGAGAGCGTTTTGATTAGCACCAGCCTAAAAACCACTAAATCAGAAGAAATTTTCAACGCTGCCCAAAAACTCATGCCGGGCGGCGTCAGCTCCCCCGTGCGGGCCTTCAAATCCGTCGGCGGTCAGCCCATCGTCTTCGATCACGTCAAAGGCGCCTACGTCTGGGACGTTGATGGCAACCAGTACATCGACTACGTCGGCACCTGGGGCCCCGCCATCTGCGGCCACGCCCACCCCGACGTCTTGTCGGCCCTCCACAGCGCCCTCGACAAAGGCACCAGCTTCGGCGCCCCCTGCGTCCTCGAAAACGTCCTGGCCGAAATGGTCATCGACGCCGTCCCCAGCATCGAAATGGTGCGCTTCGTCAACTCGGGCACCGAAGCCTGCATGGCCGTCCTGCGCCTCATGCGAGCCTTCACCGGTCGCGAAAAAGTGATCAAATTCGAAGGCTGCTACCACGGTCACGCCGACATGTTCTTGGTGAAAGCTGGCTCTGGCGTTGCCACCCTGGGCCTGCCCGACTCTCCCGGCGTTCCCAAGTCCGCCACCAACAGCACCCTCACCGCGCCCTACAACGACCTAGAGGCCGTGAAGGCCCTGTTCGCCGAGAACCCCGATGAAATCGCTGGCGTCATCCTGGAGCCAGTCGTCGGCAACGCTGGCTTCATCACTCCCGATGCTGGCTTCCTCGAAGGACTGCGGGAAATCACCCAAGAAAACGGCGCTCTGCTCGTCTTCGACGAGGTGATGACCGGCTTCCGGATTTCCTACGGCGGCGCCCAAGAAAAATTTGGGGTGACCCCCGACCTGACGACCCTGGGCAAAGTCATCGGCGGTGGTCTGCCGGTAGGCGCCTACGGCGGTCGCCGCGACATCATGGAGATGGTGGCTCCCGCAGGCCCCATGTACCAGGCCGGCACCCTGTCGGGGAACCCCTTGGCCATGACGGCGGGCATCAAGACCCTGGAGCTGCTCCAGAAGCCCGGCTCCTACGAGTACCTCGATCGCATCACGAAGAAGCTCGCCAACGGCCTCCTGGAAGCTGCCAAAGAAGCCGGTCACGCCGTCTGCGGCGGGCAGATCAGCGGCATGTTCGGCCTGTTCTTCGCTGCCGGTCCCGTTCATAACTACGAGGACGCCAAGAAGTCTGATTTGAGCAAGTTCAGCCGCTTCCACCGCGGCATGCTGGAGCAAGGGGTTTACCTGGCTCCGTCCCAGTTTGAGGCTGGATTTACGTCCTTGGCCCACACTGAAGAAGACATCGATCGGACGCTGGAAGCCGCCCGCACGGTGCTGTCGAGCCTCTAG